ACGCCCAAGCCGCAGTCCAAGCGGCTGGTGGAGACCTGCTATGCGGCGATGCGCGCCGGCATTCTGGCGGTGCGTCCCGGCGCGACGCTGGGCGATGTGGGCCACGCCATCCAGAGCGTCACCGAGGCGGCGGGTTACAGCGTGGTGCGGGAATACTGCGGCCACGGCATCGGCAAGGTGTATCACGATGAGCCGGAAGTGCTGCATTACGGCCGCCAAGGACAGGGTTTGAAGCTGCGGCCCGGCATGATTTTCACCATCGAACCGATGATCAATGAGGGCGAAGCCGCCACGCGGATACTGGCGGACGGCTGGACGGTGTTGACCCGCGATGGTTCGCTGTCGGCGCAGTGGGAGCATATGGTGACGGTGACTGAAACCGGCTTTGAAGTGCTGACCGCCTGGCCCGATGGCTTGGGCGATTACCCGGCGCTAGGCTGACGATGAGCCGCTCGGAACGCTTGCTTGGCCTGCTGCAGCTGCTGCGCGGCTATCGGCTGCCGGTCACCGCCCAAACGCTGGCGGATGAGTTGCAAGTCAGCGTGCGCACCGTGTATCGCGATATCGCCAGCTTGCAGTTGCAGGGGGCGGATATCGCCGGCGAGCCGGGGCTGGGCTACCAGTTGCGCCCCGGTTTTTTGCTGCCGCCCTTGATGTTCGCCGAAGAGGAAATCGAGGCGCTGGTGTTGGGCATGCGGCTGGGTGGCGGAGCGGGCAGACCCAAAGCTGGCGCGCGCGGCGGGCAATGCCTTGGCCAAGGTGGGCGCGGTGCTGCCGCAAGACCTCAAGCGGCAGCTGGAAGACAATGCCTTGCTGGTCGGCTCGGCCGAGCGTTTCGAGGCCAGTGTGGATGTGGCCATGGTGCGGGAGGCTATCCGCGGGCAGCGCAAGTTGCAGCTGCGCTATCAGGATGAGAAAGGCGCGGCGAGCGAGCGGGTAGTATGGCCTTTCGCGCTGGGTTTTTTCGAGCGCGTCCAGGTTCTGGCGGCCTGGTGCGAGAAGCGGCAGGATTACCGCCATTTCCGCTGCGATCGCATCCAGCTGTGCGCGCCGCTGGAGGAGCGCTATCCCCGCCGCCGCCAAGCGCTGATGCGCGATTGGCGGAAGCTGCAGGGCATCGCCGAGCCTAAATAACCGTCAAGCGCCCGCCGGTTCGATGATTTCCACGCCGCCGGTCTCCGACATCGCGAGATAAGTGCTGGGCTGCAGCGCGGTGACGGAATGCACCACCTGGCGGTCGATGAACAAATGGTCGCCATGATCGAGCACATGCTCGCCTATCTTCAACTTGCCCGCTGTCACATAAACCTGTTCCCAGCCTGGATGGTGATGAGGAGGCAGGGAAGCGCCTTTTTCCAGTTTGATCAGCGCCGAGCCGCCGCCGTCGGGATTGCGCCGTAGCCAGACGAATTCCACGCCGGGGAAGGGTGTGCGGCTCCAGTGGTAGTCGTTGGAAGAGGTGAGAATGGGGGCGGTCGGGTTCATGGCTGCGTTTTCCGGTGGCAAGGGGGCTGGCATGACGCGGCGGCGGGGCGGGATGTTTCCAGGATGCGCCGATCGCACGTGAATGCCAGATGGCATTATCCCATAGCTGGCGCCAGAAATTGTCAGCAATCCGCCATTTTGGCCAGCATAAGAGCAAAAAAAGGATGCCGCGGCATCCTTTTGAGGCGGGAGCGGTTTCTATCAGAACGAATCGCCCGGCACCCGCACCCATCCCTCCATCAACACCCGCGCGCTGCGGCTCATGATGGCCCTGGTGACTGTCCATGCGCCGTTGATCTGCTTGGCCTCCGCGCCGACGCGCAGCGTGCCGGACGGGTGGCCGAAGCGCACGGCCTGGCGCTTGACGCCGCCAGCCGCCAAGTTGACCAGGGTGCCAGGCACCGCCGCCGCCGTGCCGATGGCTACGGCGGCCGTGCCCATCATGGCATGGTGCAGCTTGCCCATCGACATCGCCCGCGCCAACACGTCGATGTCGGACGCCTTCACCGGCTTGCCGCTTGAGGCGGTGTAGTCGGCCGGCGGTGCGACGAAGGCGATCTTGGGCGTGTGCTGGCGGCTGGCGATCTCGTCCAGGTTCTTGATCAGCCCCATTTTCAGCGCGCCGTGGGCGCGGATGGTTTCGAAGCGCGCCAGTGCGGCCGGGTCGGCGTTGATGGCGTCCTGCAATTCCGCGCCGGTGTAGCCGATGTCGGCGGCGTTGACGAAGATGGTGGGGATGCCGGCGTTGATCAGCGTGGCCGGGAAGCTGCCGACGCCCGGCACTTCCAGCGTGTCCACCAGCTTGCCGGTGGGGAACATCGCGCCGCCGTCGCCGTCTCCCTCATCGGCCGGGTCGAGGAATTCCAGCTGCACCTCGGCGGCCGGGAACGTGACGCCGTCCAGTTCGAAATCGCCGGTTTCCTGCACCTGGCCGCGGGTGATGGGCACGTGGGCGATGATGGTCTTGGCTATATTGGCCTGCCAGATGCGCACGGTGCAGATGCCATGGTCCGGGATGCGCGCCGGATCAATCAGACCATTGGCGATGGCGAAGGGTCCGACGGCGGCGGACAGATTGCCGCAGTTGCCGGTCCAATCGACGAAGGCCTTGTCGATGGCGACCTGGCCGAACAGGTAGTCCACGTCATGGCCCGGCCGCGCGGATTTGGACACGATGACGGTCTTGCTGGTGCTGGAAGTGGCGCCGCCCATGCCGTCTATCTGCTTGCCGTACGGGTCCGGACTGCCGATGACGCGCAGCAGCAGCGCGTCGCGGGCCGCGCCGGGCTGGCGAGCGGTTTCGGGCAGATCCTGCAGCCGGAAGAACACGCCTTTGCTGGTGCCGCCGCGCATATAGGTGGCGGGAATCTTGATTTGTGCCGCGTGAGTCATGTGTTTGCTTTCCTGTATATGCCGCAGGCCTGAAGCGGGTTTGTCTCGACGTTTATTTTGCCAGGGCGCTTAGCATTTGCCATATCGTTTCAAAGACGGCGCCTGGGTTTTGCAGAATGTCGTGGTTCCAGAAACGCATGATGGTGAAGCCTTGTTTTCGCAGCCAGGCATCGCGCATCGCGTCTTTGGGGCTTGCGTCATGTTGGTCGCCGTCCGCTTCTATGATCAGCCGCGCGCCGAAGTGGACGAAATCGACGATGTAAGGGCCGATAGGCTGCTGGCGACGGAATTTCTCGCCGTTCAATCGGTGAGCCCGTAGCTGTTTCCATAGCAAGCGCTCCGCGTCGGTCATGTTTTGGCGCAGAGCTTTGGTGAGGGGGGGAGAGATAAACCCACCATGTAGTCACGTGATAATCGGGAACAGCTGGGATGATACGGGAAGATGGTGGACGGCTGTCTGAAAATCTATTTCACGTATTGCAAAGGGTGGTGAGCCGGTCGGCCCACCACTTTCAGCTGAACATGTCGCCCTGGCGG
The Chromobacterium sp. IIBBL 290-4 DNA segment above includes these coding regions:
- the map gene encoding type I methionyl aminopeptidase — protein: MKRRVPIHGAENLAHAREAGKLAAEVLAMIGEHVRPGVSTEELDARCREFIIKELKSKPANIGYHGYPKTICASVNDVICHGIPSEKEILKDGDIVNIDVALIKNGWFGDSSRMYYAGTPKPQSKRLVETCYAAMRAGILAVRPGATLGDVGHAIQSVTEAAGYSVVREYCGHGIGKVYHDEPEVLHYGRQGQGLKLRPGMIFTIEPMINEGEAATRILADGWTVLTRDGSLSAQWEHMVTVTETGFEVLTAWPDGLGDYPALG
- a CDS encoding YafY family protein, producing MAERADPKLARAAGNALAKVGAVLPQDLKRQLEDNALLVGSAERFEASVDVAMVREAIRGQRKLQLRYQDEKGAASERVVWPFALGFFERVQVLAAWCEKRQDYRHFRCDRIQLCAPLEERYPRRRQALMRDWRKLQGIAEPK
- a CDS encoding cupin domain-containing protein, whose amino-acid sequence is MNPTAPILTSSNDYHWSRTPFPGVEFVWLRRNPDGGGSALIKLEKGASLPPHHHPGWEQVYVTAGKLKIGEHVLDHGDHLFIDRQVVHSVTALQPSTYLAMSETGGVEIIEPAGA
- the prpF gene encoding 2-methylaconitate cis-trans isomerase PrpF, yielding MTHAAQIKIPATYMRGGTSKGVFFRLQDLPETARQPGAARDALLLRVIGSPDPYGKQIDGMGGATSSTSKTVIVSKSARPGHDVDYLFGQVAIDKAFVDWTGNCGNLSAAVGPFAIANGLIDPARIPDHGICTVRIWQANIAKTIIAHVPITRGQVQETGDFELDGVTFPAAEVQLEFLDPADEGDGDGGAMFPTGKLVDTLEVPGVGSFPATLINAGIPTIFVNAADIGYTGAELQDAINADPAALARFETIRAHGALKMGLIKNLDEIASRQHTPKIAFVAPPADYTASSGKPVKASDIDVLARAMSMGKLHHAMMGTAAVAIGTAAAVPGTLVNLAAGGVKRQAVRFGHPSGTLRVGAEAKQINGAWTVTRAIMSRSARVLMEGWVRVPGDSF
- a CDS encoding endonuclease domain-containing protein produces the protein MSPPLTKALRQNMTDAERLLWKQLRAHRLNGEKFRRQQPIGPYIVDFVHFGARLIIEADGDQHDASPKDAMRDAWLRKQGFTIMRFWNHDILQNPGAVFETIWQMLSALAK